A region of Nostoc sp. 'Peltigera membranacea cyanobiont' N6 DNA encodes the following proteins:
- the truB gene encoding tRNA pseudouridine(55) synthase TruB — MLSEGFLNLNKPFGWTSHDCVARVRKLLRLKRVGHAGTLDPAATGVLPIALGKATRLLQYLPENKAYIATIRLGVRTTTDDLQGEIITSQPCAGLSLAEVKTALAQFEGKIEQIPPIYSAIQVDGKRLYDLARQGKTVEVPVRTVEVFQIDILDWKEGDFPELDVAIACGSGTYIRAIARDLGAILETGGTLAALIRTESSGFNLTDSLTLTDLEAQLQAETFQPVCPDAALQHLSSVTLPATSAQRWCQGQRISLNFDVPEIVRVYDEENRFLGIGQLQDEVLIPQMVFEPIS, encoded by the coding sequence GTGTTATCTGAAGGTTTTCTCAACTTAAACAAACCATTTGGCTGGACTTCCCACGACTGCGTAGCGCGGGTGCGAAAATTGTTGCGCCTCAAACGTGTAGGACATGCGGGAACCCTAGATCCAGCTGCTACAGGGGTTTTACCAATCGCCCTTGGTAAAGCTACCAGATTATTGCAATATCTGCCAGAAAACAAAGCGTACATTGCCACTATTCGGCTGGGTGTGCGGACTACAACGGACGATTTGCAAGGTGAAATCATCACTTCTCAACCTTGTGCTGGATTGAGTTTGGCAGAGGTGAAAACGGCATTAGCACAATTTGAAGGGAAGATTGAGCAAATACCACCTATTTACAGTGCAATCCAAGTGGATGGTAAACGTCTCTACGATTTAGCACGCCAAGGTAAAACGGTAGAAGTTCCAGTGCGAACAGTGGAAGTTTTTCAGATAGATATTTTGGACTGGAAAGAAGGAGATTTTCCTGAATTGGATGTGGCGATCGCTTGTGGTTCTGGTACATATATTAGAGCGATCGCTCGTGACTTAGGTGCAATTTTAGAAACTGGTGGCACTCTTGCGGCTTTAATCCGTACCGAAAGTAGTGGTTTCAATTTAACCGATAGTCTCACCTTGACTGATTTAGAAGCACAGCTACAAGCTGAAACATTTCAACCCGTTTGCCCAGATGCAGCTTTACAACATTTATCATCTGTTACTTTACCAGCAACATCTGCTCAAAGGTGGTGTCAAGGTCAGCGAATTTCTCTGAATTTCGATGTTCCTGAAATAGTGCGAGTTTATGATGAAGAAAATCGCTTTTTAGGTATTGGGCAATTACAAGACGAAGTGTTGATCCCCCAAATGGTTTTTGAACCGATTTCTTAA